The Deltaproteobacteria bacterium region CAAAGACCTCAACATCCATTAGAACAGCGTCCGGTCGGCCATTGACGGTTACAATAATCGGTCGTCCGGTATGGTGCATTTGCTTAAAAATTTCATTCGTTTTTTTCTTCAGGTCAGAAACCGACTTAATGTCTTCTGAAATACTTAAAGTCACAAAGATCACATCCTTTTCAATACGTTATTTAATGCTACTTTAGCTATCATAATTAATCCTTAAAAACAACCTTTTTTTTCAAACTTATTCCCAGGACCCCATTTCTTTAAACATAGGTCCTCCTTCTTTTTTTGATGCGAGGGAAGAGTTGCAAGTTACGGGTTTCAAGTTTCGAGATGGTAAAGGAAATTCCAAATCGGAATACCAAACCCAACCGGAATTGGGCTCGGCTGATCCAATCAATGTTTTAAAGGAGGAGGGGATCAAGTTGCCGGAGGGGATAACAATAAATGTCGTGGAAGATAGTGAGAAGGTGCGTACCTTCGTGATTCCCCTGCGCTTCCTGCCGACGAAATCGAGGACCTGGAGGAACGTCTGGCGGCCATTGGTACTCTCGCTTTTTTCTAATTCCTAAAAAGGTACTTTGGTCGTTCTGAACAGAATGGTTTTTGCGTTCGTCGGGTCTCCTAATTCATTATGGTAGAGAAAGACGAGACCATACCCGCAGAAAAAGCGCTGGTAGCCGCAGATAGAGCAGCCACCAGCTTTTCCCAAGATCTTTGGTGTTTCAGTGCGAATCCTGCAGGAATGAGAGCACAGGAAGGCTAATGTTTGAAGGCCCTCTGACCGGTGAAGACCATGGTAGCCGGGGGCTTAGACTGGTTGCAGGCCTCAATGACTTCATAATCCCTCATGGACCCTCCGGGCTGCACCACAGCGGTGATCCCCTGGCGCAGGCCCACATCCAATCCGTCCCGGAAGGGGAAAAAGGCGTCGGAAATCATCGCCGACCCTGGAAGACCGGCCCGGTCTTCCCTCGTCTTCCGGTCGATGGATTCTTTTTCCTGATTCGGTCGTTGACCCTGTTCGATTTCCAACTCCAACTCCTTATAAGAAAGGCCGTATTGATCGAAGCACAGGGCATCGGCATATTTGGTATAAGCCTTGAAAACCGCTATCTCGGCCACTCCCACCCGATCCTGCTCTCCGATCCCTATGCCGACGGTACATTCATCTTTTACATAAAGAACGGAATTGGAGGTCACCCCCTGTTCTACGGACCAGCCGAAGTACATATCCTCGAGTTCCTTTTCTGT contains the following coding sequences:
- a CDS encoding type II toxin-antitoxin system Phd/YefM family antitoxin: MTLSISEDIKSVSDLKKKTNEIFKQMHHTGRPIIVTVNGRPDAVLMDVEVFEKKLNAFNLGLLLAEAEGDVREHRTRTARTFLKELKSSAKV